One Manduca sexta isolate Smith_Timp_Sample1 chromosome 28, JHU_Msex_v1.0, whole genome shotgun sequence DNA window includes the following coding sequences:
- the LOC115447020 gene encoding tRNA pseudouridine synthase Pus10: MSKDINQTDIINFCKELGCCNACSLRYAGNKNPTAYENASEFVPKQQETTDSQNAIPADQQATNGSVDANTETIDNDEPACKKPKLDVCISCLGILQGRYWLESMEMVKDVLEKKRYACKTFACGLSSPISALLREKAITLRLGDKFKDYDGNCLTALKEAWKWSFASKLAEHVSMTLDSGAISPLLVTLNMEYPQDLQELEILKTLSPALFQSRSKQKRRFTVEFTRRSVEQALENVTHEALEAVEGKGLPAVESAAKCVSVVCVHAPGYLGGRYIKLSRELPQTPWLVNGVRMMESSVQEIIFEPIAKLYEMSPEEMEHRMKFMSAGREDVDVRCLGDGRPFAVEITDPRREPSEEELRRICEEISKGGKVVVKSLIPVTREDLTELKKGEETKCKTYEALCIKLGHADGDKVANGDTPIVVTEQDLHNINTYRNTPEGDEARILIKQKTPIRVLHRRPLLTRSRRIYDLEATAVPGHPQLFRLRVRTEAGTYVKEWVHSELRRSRPALPHALRARADILALDVAVVHLRWPNI, translated from the exons CAACAAGAAACCACAGACTCACAAAATGCAATACCTGCGGATCAACAAGCAACCAATGGTAGTGTAGATGCAAATACTGAAACTATAGATAATGATGAGCCAGCATGTAAAAAGCCTAAGCTGGATGTATGTATCAGCTGCTTGGGGATCCTGCAGGGGCGCTACTGGCTAGAGAGCATGGAAATGGTTAAGGATGTTTTGGAAAAGAAGCG TTATGCATGCAAGACTTTTGCATGCGGTCTCTCGTCCCCGATATCGGCACTGCTTAGAGAGAAGGCTATTACACTAAGACTGGGTGATAAATTTAAAGATTATGATGGAA ATTGTCTAACAGCCCTTAAGGAAGCTTGGAAATGGTCTTTTGCTTCAAAATTAGCTGAGCATGTATCAATGACTTTGGATTCTGGGGCTATATCACCTCTACTGGTCACCCTCAATATGGAATATCCACAAGACTTACAG gAATTAGAAATCCTCAAAACCCTTTCGCCAGCCCTATTCCAGTCACGCAGTAAGCAAAAACGGCGCTTCACGGTGGAGTTCACTAGACGGTCAGTCGAGCAAGCACTAGAGAATGTCACACATGAAGCACTTGAAGCGGTTGAAGGGAAGGGTTTGCCCGCGGTGGAGTCCGCCGCGAAATGCGTCAGTGTTGTGTGCGTGCATGCGCCAGGGTACTTGGGAGGCAG gtACATAAAGCTAAGTCGAGAGTTGCCGCAGACTCCTTGGCTGGTGAATGGCGTGCGCATGATGGAGTCCTCCGTTCAGGAAATCATATTTGAACCCATAGCAAAACTATATGA AATGTCGCCAGAGGAGATGGAACACCGCATGAAGTTCATGTCGGCCGGGAGGGAAGACGTCGACGTCAGGTGCCTCGGGGACGGACGGCCCTTCGCAGTAGAG ATCACAGATCCGCGCAGGGAGCCGAGTGAAGAAGAGTTGAGGCGCATTTGTGAAGAGATTTCCAAAGGAGGAAAAGTTGTTGTCAAAAGTCTTATACCGGTCACAAG GGAAGACTTGACAGAGCTGAAGAAAGGTGAAGAGACCAAATGTAAGACTTACGAAGCTCTGTGCATAAAGTTGGGACACGCTGACGGCGACAAAGTT GCCAATGGTGACACTCCCATAGTAGTCACAGAACAGGATCTCCACAATATAAACACGTACAGAAACACCCCAGAGGGGGACGAAGCGAGGATACTGATCAAACAGAAGACCCCTATACGAGTGCTGCACCGGAGACCGCTGCTCACCAGGAGCAGGAGGATATACGACCTGGAAGCCACGGCCGTGCCAG GTCACCCGCAGCTGTTCCGGCTGCGCGTCCGCACGGAGGCGGGCACGTACGTGAAGGAGTGGGTGCACTCGGAGCTGCGCCGCAGCCGCCCCGCGCTGCCGCACGCGCTGCGCGCCCGCGCCGACATACTGGCGCTCGACGTCGCCGTCGTGCATCTGCGCTGGCctaatatataa
- the LOC115447019 gene encoding glucose-6-phosphate exchanger SLC37A2 isoform X1 gives MWGVVRGFFNIFCKKSRLNMSGVNRDAPFGIQCIQRLFNKFFPRLRINRLRWYQASVLILTYFTYMTYHLTRKPISVVKSVLHQNCSHLTPPPDVSPDDDQWCNWPPFNTTDANTLLGALDSAFLFSYAGAMFVSGMIAERVDLRYFLSLGMLTSAIFCYLFGVGRTYSIHNISYYLIVQAGAGIAQTTGWPGTVAIVGKWFGNSKKGLIFGIWNSHTSLGNILGTIMAAEFVDTDWGLSFVYPGLVMGLMGCVVWLFLVPEPRYVGLAPGERPSRSPSRQSRKSDEEDDLEEDETTQVIVGDQGASLRSNRHSANAPQQQEEVTENTALLRRSSLSQSGSSAVSLSRALAIPGVLEFSLSLFFAKLVSYTFLYWLPLYIKTSTRLSARESGELSTVFDAGGAAGAVAAGLLADCTACPALVCLAFYTLCAPALLAYQTWGATSYAINVCLLIVSGVLVNGPYALITTAVSAELGTHSSLAGNSQALATVTAIIDGTGSVGAALGPMLAGVVSSTGTWSHVFYMLIACNYMALFLLLRIAKHEVAKLRQQRRIATPPRVRIE, from the exons ATGTGGGGCGTTGTACGCGgctttttcaatatattttgtaaaaaatcacGCTTAAACATGAGCGGGGTGAACAGAGACGCACCTTTCGGGATCCAGTGTATTCAACGACTGTTCAATAAATTTTTCCCTCGTCTTAGGATTAATAGGCTAAGATG GTACCAAGCGAGCGTGCTGATCTTGACATACTTCACGTACATGACGTACCACCTGACGCGCAAGCCGATCTCGGTGGTGAAGAGCGTGCTGCACCAGAACTGCAGCCACCTCACGCCGCCGCCAGACGTCTCGCCCGACGACGACCAGTGGTGCAACTGGCCGCCTTTTA ATACAACGGACGCGAACACGTTGTTGGGAGCGCTGGACTCCGCTTTCCTGTTCTCGTACGCGGGCGCCATGTTTGTGTCAG GCATGATAGCTGAAAGAGTGGATCTGAGGTACTTCCTGTCGCTAGGGATGCTGACGTCTGCTATATTCTGCTATCTATTCGGCGTGGGACGAACGTACAGTATTcacaatatatcctactacctcATAGTACAG GCTGGTGCAGGAATAGCCCAGACCACAGGCTGGCCGGGGACGGTGGCCATCGTGGGGAAATGGTTCGGCAACTCCAAGAAAGGTCTCATATTCGGCATATGGAACTCTCACACATCGCTTGGGAACATTTTAG GAACAATAATGGCGGCAGAGTTTGTGGACACGGACTGGGGCTTATCGTTCGTGTACCCCGGGCTGGTGATGGGCCTGATGGGGTGCGTGGTGTGGCTGTTCCTGGTGCCGGAGCCGCGGTACGTGGGGCTCGCGCCCGGGGAGCGGCCGTCGCGGTCG CCTAGTCGACAATCTAGGAAGAGCGACGAGGAAGATGATCTAGAAGAGGATGAGACGACGCAAGTGATTGTCGGTGATCAG GGGGCCAGTTTACGGTCCAACAGACATTCCGCGAACGCACCGCAG CAACAAGAGGAGGTGACAGAGAACACGGCTCTCTTGCGCAGGAGCTCGCTGTCACAGTCAGGCAGTAGCGCCGTCTCGCTCTCACGCGCGCTCGCTATACCCGGCGTGCTAGAGTTCTCGCTGTCTCTCTTTTTCGCTAAGCTGGTCAGCTATACGTTTCTGTATTGGCTGCCTTTGTACATCAAAACTTCAA cGCGACTGTCGGCGCGCGAGTCGGGCGAGCTGAGCACGGTGTTCgacgcgggcggcgcggcgggcgcggtggCGGCGGGGCTGCTCGCCGACTGCACCGCCTGTCCCGCGCTCGTCTGCCTCGCCTTCTACACGCTCTGCGCACCCGCC CTCCTGGCCTACCAGACGTGGGGCGCCACGTCGTACGCCATCAACGTGTGCCTGCTGATCGTCAGCGGGGTGTTGGTGAACGGCCCGTACGCTCTCATCACCACCGCCGTCAGCGCTGAGCTTG GTACTCACAGCAGCCTGGCTGGTAACTCGCAGGCGCTGGCGACTGTCACCGCTATTATCGACGGCACAGGAAGTGTTG GTGCAGCGTTAGGGCCGATGCTGGCGGGCGTGGTGTCCAGCACTGGTACATGGTCGCACGTGTTCTACATGCTCATAGCTTGCAACTACATGGCGCTGTTTCTACTACTCAG GATAGCGAAACATGAGGTAGCTAAGCTAAGACAGCAGCGCCGCATAGCGACACCGCCGCGAGTGCGGATAGAGTGA
- the LOC115447033 gene encoding uncharacterized protein LOC115447033, with amino-acid sequence MFSSYYHVLLCVISFTFCPITCTSDLLPPPPSLMLYSLGEPGYTDVLVKRVHDNLTLVCELKGEIASRNYVWNYIPRNTSMPSSQYFTEPWESKSKLTKVDLQVSDSGQYMCSAPPFSVTKYILVQTRGPLQCARGAFWCGSRCVLPAYVCDGRTDCLRGEDEHVAMCAERVCSRSDKLNCSSGRCISEAACCRSASPLCQQPDCCNEYPRYSRLEGYVDVEFPPQFEDRHAPDDYGFIQSTIYTVTACALIFMIAVVLLVSAICKMHMKRAALRSYAHAERATSRHYSAHYAAYAQARYPPRYESSRLLHEEGADPPADAQDASSPARTPLQCNVECPPAPPAAPEPEPRPGGFGLARLTAIFSSRYRPVPTQPTDVEMTNVRSSSLNNSPTRGQLQNYRSPTYCDLNSEFFFANPETPDSGRDLNYHATPVDYFRRRAMRRNTLERVMDQIDRQRLTLQLGRFQFTLPSFSRDRRPDTPNVAEININDLDFVRLNSTDTYTLNGRTIRLLGADFENYPVMPDGSVRPPPYTEAMRYKLYGPPPEYLSREGLNREARVDEEARNNVEMPPCYDDLASGGSNTGMTGNDNNNTVTTNDNANNNVDTGVTLDNANNNNENTSLNITNLNSGIDDLPAIDCDANANETVTITGVHNVLDNALLRNNETVG; translated from the exons atgttttcgtcGTATTATCATGTATTGTTATGTGTTATTTCGTTTACGTTTTGCCCAATAACAT GTACATCAGACCTGCTCCCTCCGCCGCCCTCCCTCATGCTGTACAGTCTCGGCGAGCCGGGCTACACCGACGTGCTAGTGAAAAGGGTCCACGACAACTTAACGCTTGTGTGCGAGCTGAAGGGCGAAATAGCCTCCAGGAACTATGTGTGGAATTATATACCTAGAAATACTAGCATGCCTTCCAG CCAGTACTTCACGGAGCCATGGGAGTCGAAGAGTAAGTTGACGAAGGTAGATCTGCAGGTGTCGGACAGCGGGCAGTACATGTGCTCCGCGCCGCCCTTCAGCGTCACCAAGTACATACTCGTGCAGACCAGGG gTCCGCTGcagtgcgcgcgcggcgcgTTCTGGTGCGGGTCGCGGTGCGTGCTGCCCGCCTACGTGTGCGACGGCCGCACCGACTGCCTGCGCGGCGAGGACGAGCACGTCGCCATGTGCGCCGAGCGCGTCTGCTCGC GGAGCGACAAGCTGAACTGCTCCAGCGGCCGGTGCATCTCGGAGGCGGCATGTTGTCGCAGCGCCAGCCCGCTGTGCCAGCAGCCCGACTGCTGCAACGAGTACCCGAGATACTCGCGGTTAGAAG GATACGTGGACGTGGAGTTCCCGCCGCAGTTCGAGGATCGTCATGCACCGGACGATTACGGTTTCATTCAGTCAACTATATACACTGTCACGG CGTGCGCGTTGATCTTCATGATCGCGGTGGTGCTGCTGGTGTCCGCCATCTGCAAGATGCACATGAAGCGCGCGGCGCTGCGCAGCTACGCGCACGCAGAGCGCGCCACCAGCCGCCACTACAGCGCGCACTACGCCGCCTACGCGCAG GCTCGGTACCCGCCGCGCTACGAGTCGTCGCGCCTGCTGCACGAGGAGGGCGCGGACCCGCCCGCAGACGCACAGGACGCCAGCTCACCCGCCAGGACTCCGCTGCAG TGTAACGTGGAGTGTCCGCCGGCACCGCCCGCCGCCCCCGAGCCGGAGCCGCGGCCCGGGGGCTTCGGCCTCGCCAGACTCACCGCTATATTCTCCTCCCGGTACAGACCT GTACCGACCCAGCCAACCGACGTGGAGATGACTAACGTGCGCTCATCATCCCTCAACAACTCGCCAACCCGGGGCCAGTTGCAGAACTACAGGAGTCCCACCTACTGCGACCTCAACTCGGAGTTCTTCTTCGCCAACCCAGAGACCCCGGATTCCGGCAGGGATCTCAACTACCACGCGACGCCCGTCGACTACTTCCGGAGAAGGGCCATGAGGAGGAACACCTTGGAGAGGGTCATGGATCAAATTGACCGACAACGTCTCACCCTGCAACTAGGTAGGTTTCAGTTCACGTTGCCTAGCTTTAGCCGAGACAGGCGGCCCGACACGCCCAATGTCGCCGAGATTAACATCAATGACCTAGATTTCGTAAGGCTAAACTCGACGGACACTTACACGCTAAATGGCAGAACTATTAGGCTCCTAGGGGCTGATTTTGAGAATTACCCCGTCATGCCCGACGGGTCTGTCCGACCCCCGCCGTATACGGAAGCGATGAGGTACAAGCTGTACGGACCGCCGCCGGAGTACTTGAGCAGGGAAGGGTTGAACCGCGAGGCGAGGGTTGACGAGGAGGCGCGGAACAACGTCGAAATGCCACCATGCTACGACGACTTGGCTTCAGGCGGCAGCAACACTGGCATGACTGGTAACGATAACAATAACACTGTTACCACCAATGACAACGCTAATAATAACGTCGATACTGGTGTAACGTTGGACAACGCCAATAATAATAACGAAAATACTAGTTTGAACATAACTAATCTGAATTCGGGTATAGACGATCTACCTGCTATCGACTGTGATGCCAACGCGAACGAAACGGTTACAATAACGGGTGTGCACAACGTTTTAGACAACGCGCTATTACGTAATAACGAAACGGTTGGTTAA
- the LOC115447023 gene encoding uncharacterized protein LOC115447023 isoform X2 encodes MCFNLAFLWTLVAASINIHRGGWLDRLVEYHKQNFYKELVEIAPLQIDASIQRAPPGYRDAKGWTVESVMHLLVLISESERARPVRIALRRMLRPTRRLSMSKQKSYKLFPSLSKNIENYLYYEVDTDEEYVDQDSGYSGIPDDEAVVVVSNPVEARLPSAQISVKLLRDILDARAQAARVMPSTTKRTIPWQVMNTTKTVADNATSPSGAADGATDGATGAVADSNTTPAVTAAPAA; translated from the exons ATG TGTTTTAACTTGGCTTTTCTTTGGACGCTGGTTGCAGCATCTATAAATATCCATCGCGGCGGATGGCTCGACCGTCTTGTCGAGTACCACAAACAGAATTTTTACAAGGAACTCGTGGAGATTGCGCCTCTTCAGATAGATG CATCAATCCAACGCGCGCCACCAGGCTACAGGGATGCCAAAGGCTGGACTGTTGAATCTGTCATGCACCTTCTGGTCCTCATAAGCGAGAGCGAGAGGGCGAGACCAGTGAGGATCGCGTTAAGGAGAATGCTGCGACCAACACGACGTCTGTCTATGAGCAAGCAGAAGAGCTATAAACTGTTTCCTAGTTTGAGTAAG AACATAGAGAATTACTTATACTATGAAGTCGACACGGATGAAGAATACGTTGATCAAGATTCGGGATACAGCGGTATACCGGATGATGAAGCTGTAGTAGTGGTCAGCAACCCTGTGGAAGCTCGTCTGCCCAGCGCCCAGATTAGTGTCAAACTGCTTAG AGACATTCTGGATGCGCGGGCGCAAGCCGCACGGGTTATGCCAAGTACAACTAAACGGACAAT tcCGTGGCAAGTGATGAATACAACCAAAACAGTAGCCGATAATGCCACTTCGCCTTCGGGTGCCGCTGATG GTGCAACAGACGGCGCGACGGGCGCGGTGGCAGACTCCAACACAACCCCAGCTGTAACTGCTGCTCCTGCCGCGTAG
- the LOC115447023 gene encoding uncharacterized protein LOC115447023 isoform X1: MFLNCFNLAFLWTLVAASINIHRGGWLDRLVEYHKQNFYKELVEIAPLQIDASIQRAPPGYRDAKGWTVESVMHLLVLISESERARPVRIALRRMLRPTRRLSMSKQKSYKLFPSLSKNIENYLYYEVDTDEEYVDQDSGYSGIPDDEAVVVVSNPVEARLPSAQISVKLLRDILDARAQAARVMPSTTKRTIPWQVMNTTKTVADNATSPSGAADGATDGATGAVADSNTTPAVTAAPAA, encoded by the exons atgtttttaaat TGTTTTAACTTGGCTTTTCTTTGGACGCTGGTTGCAGCATCTATAAATATCCATCGCGGCGGATGGCTCGACCGTCTTGTCGAGTACCACAAACAGAATTTTTACAAGGAACTCGTGGAGATTGCGCCTCTTCAGATAGATG CATCAATCCAACGCGCGCCACCAGGCTACAGGGATGCCAAAGGCTGGACTGTTGAATCTGTCATGCACCTTCTGGTCCTCATAAGCGAGAGCGAGAGGGCGAGACCAGTGAGGATCGCGTTAAGGAGAATGCTGCGACCAACACGACGTCTGTCTATGAGCAAGCAGAAGAGCTATAAACTGTTTCCTAGTTTGAGTAAG AACATAGAGAATTACTTATACTATGAAGTCGACACGGATGAAGAATACGTTGATCAAGATTCGGGATACAGCGGTATACCGGATGATGAAGCTGTAGTAGTGGTCAGCAACCCTGTGGAAGCTCGTCTGCCCAGCGCCCAGATTAGTGTCAAACTGCTTAG AGACATTCTGGATGCGCGGGCGCAAGCCGCACGGGTTATGCCAAGTACAACTAAACGGACAAT tcCGTGGCAAGTGATGAATACAACCAAAACAGTAGCCGATAATGCCACTTCGCCTTCGGGTGCCGCTGATG GTGCAACAGACGGCGCGACGGGCGCGGTGGCAGACTCCAACACAACCCCAGCTGTAACTGCTGCTCCTGCCGCGTAG
- the LOC115447024 gene encoding gamma-secretase subunit pen-2 isoform X1: MDLSRLPNDKKLQLCRWYFRVGCMFLPFVWAVNAVWFFKEAFVKPPYDEQKQIKKYVVMSVVGATTWIVVLTVWVIIFQLQRVAWGEVGDALSFIVPLGRA; encoded by the exons atggatcTAAGCAGACTCCCTAATGACAAAAAACTGCAGCTTTGCAGATGGTATTTCAGAG TTGGCTGTATGTTCTTGCCATTTGTATGGGCAGTCAATGCAGTGTGGTTCTTCAAAGAGGCATTTGTAAAACCACCTTATgatgaacaaaaacaaataaaaaaat ATGTGGTTATGAGCGTGGTAGGGGCTACCACATGGATTGTGGTGCTCACAGTTTGGGTGATAATATTCCAACTGCAGCGGGTAGCTTGGGGGGAGGTGGGGGATGCGCTCTCATTCATAGTGCCACTTGGCCGagcttaa
- the LOC115447024 gene encoding gamma-secretase subunit pen-2 isoform X2, with translation MAFGCMFLPFVWAVNAVWFFKEAFVKPPYDEQKQIKKYVVMSVVGATTWIVVLTVWVIIFQLQRVAWGEVGDALSFIVPLGRA, from the exons ATGGCAT TTGGCTGTATGTTCTTGCCATTTGTATGGGCAGTCAATGCAGTGTGGTTCTTCAAAGAGGCATTTGTAAAACCACCTTATgatgaacaaaaacaaataaaaaaat ATGTGGTTATGAGCGTGGTAGGGGCTACCACATGGATTGTGGTGCTCACAGTTTGGGTGATAATATTCCAACTGCAGCGGGTAGCTTGGGGGGAGGTGGGGGATGCGCTCTCATTCATAGTGCCACTTGGCCGagcttaa
- the LOC115447023 gene encoding uncharacterized protein LOC115447023 isoform X3, translated as MFLNCFNLAFLWTLVAASINIHRGGWLDRLVEYHKQNFYKELVEIAPLQIDASIQRAPPGYRDAKGWTVESVMHLLVLISESERARPVRIALRRMLRPTRRLSMSKQKSYKLFPSLSKNIENYLYYEVDTDEEYVDQDSGYSGIPDDEAVVVVSNPVEARLPSAQISVKLLRDILDARAQAARVMPSTTKRTMCNRRRDGRGGRLQHNPSCNCCSCRVELYKYHAYCSFI; from the exons atgtttttaaat TGTTTTAACTTGGCTTTTCTTTGGACGCTGGTTGCAGCATCTATAAATATCCATCGCGGCGGATGGCTCGACCGTCTTGTCGAGTACCACAAACAGAATTTTTACAAGGAACTCGTGGAGATTGCGCCTCTTCAGATAGATG CATCAATCCAACGCGCGCCACCAGGCTACAGGGATGCCAAAGGCTGGACTGTTGAATCTGTCATGCACCTTCTGGTCCTCATAAGCGAGAGCGAGAGGGCGAGACCAGTGAGGATCGCGTTAAGGAGAATGCTGCGACCAACACGACGTCTGTCTATGAGCAAGCAGAAGAGCTATAAACTGTTTCCTAGTTTGAGTAAG AACATAGAGAATTACTTATACTATGAAGTCGACACGGATGAAGAATACGTTGATCAAGATTCGGGATACAGCGGTATACCGGATGATGAAGCTGTAGTAGTGGTCAGCAACCCTGTGGAAGCTCGTCTGCCCAGCGCCCAGATTAGTGTCAAACTGCTTAG AGACATTCTGGATGCGCGGGCGCAAGCCGCACGGGTTATGCCAAGTACAACTAAACGGACAAT GTGCAACAGACGGCGCGACGGGCGCGGTGGCAGACTCCAACACAACCCCAGCTGTAACTGCTGCTCCTGCCGCGTAGAACTATACAAATATCATGCATActgcagttttatttaa
- the LOC115447019 gene encoding glucose-6-phosphate exchanger SLC37A2 isoform X2 has protein sequence MWGVVRGFFNIFCKKSRLNMSGVNRDAPFGIQCIQRLFNKFFPRLRINRLRWYQASVLILTYFTYMTYHLTRKPISVVKSVLHQNCSHLTPPPDVSPDDDQWCNWPPFNTTDANTLLGALDSAFLFSYAGAMFVSGMIAERVDLRYFLSLGMLTSAIFCYLFGVGRTYSIHNISYYLIVQAGAGIAQTTGWPGTVAIVGKWFGNSKKGLIFGIWNSHTSLGNILGTIMAAEFVDTDWGLSFVYPGLVMGLMGCVVWLFLVPEPRYVGLAPGERPSRSPSRQSRKSDEEDDLEEDETTQVIVGDQQQEEVTENTALLRRSSLSQSGSSAVSLSRALAIPGVLEFSLSLFFAKLVSYTFLYWLPLYIKTSTRLSARESGELSTVFDAGGAAGAVAAGLLADCTACPALVCLAFYTLCAPALLAYQTWGATSYAINVCLLIVSGVLVNGPYALITTAVSAELGTHSSLAGNSQALATVTAIIDGTGSVGAALGPMLAGVVSSTGTWSHVFYMLIACNYMALFLLLRIAKHEVAKLRQQRRIATPPRVRIE, from the exons ATGTGGGGCGTTGTACGCGgctttttcaatatattttgtaaaaaatcacGCTTAAACATGAGCGGGGTGAACAGAGACGCACCTTTCGGGATCCAGTGTATTCAACGACTGTTCAATAAATTTTTCCCTCGTCTTAGGATTAATAGGCTAAGATG GTACCAAGCGAGCGTGCTGATCTTGACATACTTCACGTACATGACGTACCACCTGACGCGCAAGCCGATCTCGGTGGTGAAGAGCGTGCTGCACCAGAACTGCAGCCACCTCACGCCGCCGCCAGACGTCTCGCCCGACGACGACCAGTGGTGCAACTGGCCGCCTTTTA ATACAACGGACGCGAACACGTTGTTGGGAGCGCTGGACTCCGCTTTCCTGTTCTCGTACGCGGGCGCCATGTTTGTGTCAG GCATGATAGCTGAAAGAGTGGATCTGAGGTACTTCCTGTCGCTAGGGATGCTGACGTCTGCTATATTCTGCTATCTATTCGGCGTGGGACGAACGTACAGTATTcacaatatatcctactacctcATAGTACAG GCTGGTGCAGGAATAGCCCAGACCACAGGCTGGCCGGGGACGGTGGCCATCGTGGGGAAATGGTTCGGCAACTCCAAGAAAGGTCTCATATTCGGCATATGGAACTCTCACACATCGCTTGGGAACATTTTAG GAACAATAATGGCGGCAGAGTTTGTGGACACGGACTGGGGCTTATCGTTCGTGTACCCCGGGCTGGTGATGGGCCTGATGGGGTGCGTGGTGTGGCTGTTCCTGGTGCCGGAGCCGCGGTACGTGGGGCTCGCGCCCGGGGAGCGGCCGTCGCGGTCG CCTAGTCGACAATCTAGGAAGAGCGACGAGGAAGATGATCTAGAAGAGGATGAGACGACGCAAGTGATTGTCGGTGATCAG CAACAAGAGGAGGTGACAGAGAACACGGCTCTCTTGCGCAGGAGCTCGCTGTCACAGTCAGGCAGTAGCGCCGTCTCGCTCTCACGCGCGCTCGCTATACCCGGCGTGCTAGAGTTCTCGCTGTCTCTCTTTTTCGCTAAGCTGGTCAGCTATACGTTTCTGTATTGGCTGCCTTTGTACATCAAAACTTCAA cGCGACTGTCGGCGCGCGAGTCGGGCGAGCTGAGCACGGTGTTCgacgcgggcggcgcggcgggcgcggtggCGGCGGGGCTGCTCGCCGACTGCACCGCCTGTCCCGCGCTCGTCTGCCTCGCCTTCTACACGCTCTGCGCACCCGCC CTCCTGGCCTACCAGACGTGGGGCGCCACGTCGTACGCCATCAACGTGTGCCTGCTGATCGTCAGCGGGGTGTTGGTGAACGGCCCGTACGCTCTCATCACCACCGCCGTCAGCGCTGAGCTTG GTACTCACAGCAGCCTGGCTGGTAACTCGCAGGCGCTGGCGACTGTCACCGCTATTATCGACGGCACAGGAAGTGTTG GTGCAGCGTTAGGGCCGATGCTGGCGGGCGTGGTGTCCAGCACTGGTACATGGTCGCACGTGTTCTACATGCTCATAGCTTGCAACTACATGGCGCTGTTTCTACTACTCAG GATAGCGAAACATGAGGTAGCTAAGCTAAGACAGCAGCGCCGCATAGCGACACCGCCGCGAGTGCGGATAGAGTGA